CCCGGCTCCGTAGGTGCCTCGTTTCTTGCTGTTAATCCGGAAATATGCTATTTCCCGAGGGTTAGCAAATGCTCTTTTACAATATCAAAATGATCCCAGGGAATATGGTGATTGGCACCGGGGATGATGATCACTTTTACCTGTTTATTAAACGCCAGTTTTTGCCTGCCGTATTCGGCGTTATGTACGGGCACCAGGTTATCCTTATCGCCATGGATAAAGGTAACCGGCATAGTGAGGCGGTTGTAACAGGTATCCATGCCGTATAGCTCCTTTTTAAAATACCAGATCTCGGTATTGCATACCCTGAAAGGGCCGGGTAGCAGATATTGCAGCGGATTATGGACAAATATAGCTCGCCAGCGTTCTTTGGGTTCATCGTATGGAGATATAGAACCGGCCAGTATCGTTAGTGATGAATATGCTTCGGGATGGTCCTGTGCCAGCTTAACCACTATCGGGCCGCCAAGGCTATGGCCGATGATATGAAGCGGCTTGCCGTTCATTTCCTTTTTAACAATGCCGTAAATCAGTTCGGATTGTTTGGGCAGATGGTAGGCATGCCCGCGGTTACTGTACCCAAAACCGGGCCTGTCGATCGCTATCATCCTGAAATGCTTGAGCAGTGCCGTATCCATCAGGTATTTTTCATAACCCTTCCAGCTGCCGGGCGAGCCGTGGATGAAAAACAGCGTAGGTAAAGTATCGCTGCCCACTTTAACATAATGCAAACTGATGCCATCAACCGACATATGCATAAGATGGGCATACATATCGTGTTGGGCAAATTGTTGCTTCGCCTTTTCATCGGGCATGCGCATGTAACGGCAGGAGGGGAGGATGAATAGTAGTAATAAAGCAAGGGTGGTTAGTATAGCTTTTGGAAGAGGTATCATGTTTATTTAGCCGGCGGTTTTTAGGTTGGTCGTTTTTTGGGCTAATACCTTACACAAAAAATTAAAAAAATTTAAGCACGCAAAGGCGCAAAGCCGCAAAGTGTTTTTCTTAGCGCCCTCACGGCTTTGCGTGAAAAATTATAGAGATGCAGATCAGTTAATTATCTCCCTCAACGCACCGCATAATATCTCTATCTCCTCCTCAGTATTATAATAATGCACCGAGGAGCGCGCAATATCGCCCAGGTGGTTTTTATTCATATAGATAAGTGTGGATACCGCCTTGGCAACCGATATGTTGATGTGTTTTTCAGCCAGTTTGTTTTTTACATCCGCGGCTGTCATCCCCTCAACCGAAAAAGTGACTATGCCGCATAACTGATCGCCAAAATCATGAACGGTAATACCTGCTATAACGTTCAGCTTTTCGCGCAGCAAACCCGCTAAATATTGAATACGCTGCCAGATCCGGTCAACACCGATGTTTAGCGCATATTCAACCGCTTTACCGACCCCGAGCGTTAAGGCCCTGCTTTTTTCATAAACCTCAAAGCGGCGGGCATCATCGCGGGGCTTAAAATCGGTTTCGGTAACCCATTGGGTGGTGAAGCCGTCCATGAAAAATAGTTTCAGCTTATCCTGAATTTCTTTCCGCACATATAAAAAACCTGTGCCCCGTGGTGCGCGCAGGTATTTACGCCCGGTTACGGCCATCATATCGCAGCCAATCTGCTGCACATCCAATGGTATATGACCTGCACTTTGGCAGGCGTCCAATAAGTACAGTATATTATGTTTACGGGCTATCTTACCTATCTCAATAACAGGGATCATGCCACCTGCCGATGATGGGATATGGGTAACCGCTATCAGTTTGGTTTTAGGACCGATGGCGGCCTCAAATTGATCTGACGGGAAATAGCCGTTTTTATCATTGGGGATCACTTTAAATTCAACACCCCATGTTTTTTGAGCATGCAGCAAGCCTATCAGGTTACTTACATATTCCATTTCGCAGGTAATGATCTCATCGCCGGGTTTAAAATCAATGCCGTTAAAGGCCAGCCACCAGCCAATGCTGGCATTCTCAACCACGGCAACTTCATCTTTGCGTGAGTTGATGAGCCGGGCTATCAGGCTATAGGTATTTTCCAGCTCTTCGCGGTAGGTGTATTCGGTTTCGTAGCCGCCGTTCAGAGCTTCGTAATGCAGGTAATCGGTAATGGTATCAACCACAACATCAGGCGGCAGGGACGAGCCTGCGTTATTGAAATGGATGGTTTTGGCCGTTCCGCGGGTTTCGGCGCGGAGTTGTTGTATTTCTTCGTTGGTTAGTATATTGTTCATGGGGTGTAGGGCTGATATGAATTTGCGAAACAGATTTAAATAACCACGGTCATTGCGAGGTACGAAGCAATCGCACGGAAGCAGGTCCGCCCTGTATAGTTCGCGATTGCTTCGTACCTCGCAATGACGTGGTCGGTGAAGACTTTAATTATCACTAAAATTTATCTCCATCATAATATCGGCACGTTGATAAGTGCCCGGCTCTACCGGAATTTCAACAAAACCTAATTTATGATAAATATGAATAGCATTTTTAAGCACCCGGTTTGAAAACAGCACCAGCTTTTTAACACCCAGTTCGCGGGCCTTATCAATACCGGCCTGGCATAA
The sequence above is a segment of the Mucilaginibacter celer genome. Coding sequences within it:
- a CDS encoding alpha/beta fold hydrolase — translated: MIPLPKAILTTLALLLLFILPSCRYMRMPDEKAKQQFAQHDMYAHLMHMSVDGISLHYVKVGSDTLPTLFFIHGSPGSWKGYEKYLMDTALLKHFRMIAIDRPGFGYSNRGHAYHLPKQSELIYGIVKKEMNGKPLHIIGHSLGGPIVVKLAQDHPEAYSSLTILAGSISPYDEPKERWRAIFVHNPLQYLLPGPFRVCNTEIWYFKKELYGMDTCYNRLTMPVTFIHGDKDNLVPVHNAEYGRQKLAFNKQVKVIIIPGANHHIPWDHFDIVKEHLLTLGK
- a CDS encoding aminotransferase class V-fold PLP-dependent enzyme, with the translated sequence MNNILTNEEIQQLRAETRGTAKTIHFNNAGSSLPPDVVVDTITDYLHYEALNGGYETEYTYREELENTYSLIARLINSRKDEVAVVENASIGWWLAFNGIDFKPGDEIITCEMEYVSNLIGLLHAQKTWGVEFKVIPNDKNGYFPSDQFEAAIGPKTKLIAVTHIPSSAGGMIPVIEIGKIARKHNILYLLDACQSAGHIPLDVQQIGCDMMAVTGRKYLRAPRGTGFLYVRKEIQDKLKLFFMDGFTTQWVTETDFKPRDDARRFEVYEKSRALTLGVGKAVEYALNIGVDRIWQRIQYLAGLLREKLNVIAGITVHDFGDQLCGIVTFSVEGMTAADVKNKLAEKHINISVAKAVSTLIYMNKNHLGDIARSSVHYYNTEEEIEILCGALREIIN